GCAAAATTTTGGCTCTACTAAAGAGAGTCCTAGATTCATGGCTCCTGCATCATTCTAGTTATGTAATCTAGTGTAATTCTAGGAAATCTAAATGAATTTGATTctgcaaaattaattaatactttCAGTGGGGTCACCGGCTCCCACTGGCCCTTTAATATGTCCGATGAGGGAGAGGGGGTCCAATGGTCCATCATCATTCTCTGCCATATGATAAAAGTATGGGGTTATAGCTAAAGCACAACACTAACAAACCTGAAGCCTGATTTCCGCATCTCTTAATTGAATAGTTCTGTGTGTCTCACAGAAAGTGATTTCGACAGATGGATGCATGGAGCAAAACAGATAAGCTTCCATTTGGATGCAATTATAGGTTGATTTGACCATAGGAAATTTGAAAGCTTGACCCAAAGATTGGCCTAAACGGTGAAGgattaaaaatcattaacaaatgTCTAGGGGTTCGAGTGACCGCAACGTAATATACCACAACACCTGGGGTTTACCACAAAGGTTCCCCatgttaaccaaaaaaaaaaaaaaaacttgcaaGCTTACTGTAATACACACATAACTTGTTTCCTTATTATTCATTGAGTTCAAGGAACATAAAAGGATAATACAAGAGTGTGTTTCTATATGATTTGACCTGTTCTACATAAGCATGCTTTGATATCTCTTTTGTATGTTTGCCTTGAATTAAATCCAGAAAGAGAAGGATCCCGAATTAAGATCAAGAACAGTGCAGGATTTGCTTTAGTCAACTGGAACTTCAACATCCATGTTTAGGCCAGAACTTCCGAAAACCTGGAACAGATAGAAACCAatgaaaattgtaatattttaaacaatttaaagtAACAACTGAAGCAAATTCAGCTGAGGTAAATGGTGATCCAAATAAAAGTAGCTCTTCAAACAGGGTTCTTGCTAATGGGTAAAAGTTTACGATGCTCTCATTTTGTCCATAAAATCAGCTAAATTGTTTGCTTAATTGCTATCCTTGCCAGATAAGAGAAATTTCCAGTAAAGCCATTTCACTTTGTCATCCTAAATTATCTTGTCCTTTGTGCTACTATCAGCTAATACAAAAGTGTAAAAAGAATTGTGCATTTCAAACTGTAGCCTTCTTCAACAGTTTGTTATCGTTATTTTTTCCCAAACAATGGAAATAAGTATCATTTCGCTTATTATCACAGCAAGgatgtataaattaaataagatatagCAACTAAATTAATATGTCTTCTACTTCTTCCCATCCCTTTTACTTgcagaaacaaaattttcataaagaataaataaatttaaagcaCCTTAATGAAGTCAGCCAACGTTAAATAAGAGTTTCTTGTATAACCCGCTTCCTTGAACACTTGAGTCAACAAGACTTGCTGCAAAGCAGAGAAGGTGCAGGAATTTGTCACAACACATTCCTATGAAAAACtcatcttttctttgttttcagaGTAAATGagcaaaaaaataatcaatccAAGATATTTTTCAAACAGTAATTGTACTGATGCATAAGAAACAAGGTGCAAAGAtgttatcaataaataattaaaattaaagtaattgtTGAACATGTCAGTAAATCTAGAAACTAAATACCTTACtagataattttatcttattcacATCATCACATGCCACGATTTTCAATTacaagaatgaaataaaatgagCAATTTGCttctttaatatattatagcatcatagaaaatttgattatgtAATTCAAGAAATGATTTACATCAAAGGCTTTTAAATGCATCAGAAATTAGAAGACTTCACAACCACAAATATTTCCTAAAAACTTTGTTGGTCATTAAAATTAGTGCAGAACACAATAACTGagttaaaaattatcaatgagCTATTAAGCTATCAATCACTACTAATATGAATCAACATATACAAAAAAACCACTGATAATTTCCTGTATTAGCCAATACATTTTGAATTTAAGCATATTTGATTATCCtgaactattaatttattatcatagtTCAGACAAACATCATAATCCAATGCTTTCGGTCAGAGTATACGACTAGACCACTTTATTACTAGACAAATTTCTCCAACATTGTAGTATTTTTCACATAGCCGATGAGTTCACTTCTAAATAACAAGATTCTCTGTCAATGAAAGGCATGtgtcatttttaaaatctcTTTCAACCTTTAAATCTTGGTGTGGATGAtaggataaaataaaaagggagAGACTGTGGATCCTCAGTAATACCTCTCTTTGCTCATCAGTCATAAACGAACCAGACAAATCCTGCAGTACTTCCACTATGTCATTGAAAGACACCTTTCCTTTACAGTCTGAGTCatatactttaaaaataacTGAGAGGAGAAACAGTATGCAGTGTTGATACAACATCATGGAGATCAAAGCAATTGGTATCCTCAAACATACAGTAGAAAAGTAATAGCCTAGGTAGTTGAGATTAGTATACCACCTCGGTTGTCACACTGAGCCAGTAACCAATAAACTAAGACTATGAATGAAACATAAAATGTCTGCTAAGCTTGTAAGATAACTAAAACTCCCAGTCAAAGTCTCATTTACTGATTGCTTATTATTCTTTACATACATGATTAGATGGTTCTTTTACGTATACAACCTGATTCTAATCTTTTTATATAACATTATCCACTGAATTAGTTTTTGCATCAAATTTGGGAGctattattattcattatacATTAAGAAATATTTCACTTAAGATTTAGCATCAGACGATTTACTTATGCCACAACACAACTTCCAAAACTATGTAATTTAACCCCACACGTGCATTAAAGTCGTTAAATGCTGAACAAAGTCAAGGTTATTAGCGCTCACGTTCAACTTTTTGCAGCATACTAGCTTTAGAACTAAATGCAGACAAGAACGCCACAAAATCCTTAAAATTCAGCCCATCCACCATGTTAAGCAACCTCTGCATAACCccaaaaaattctcaaattaataaactaaaacaatcACTGAAACTCCATCAACTGaacatcaattaatatttaccTAAAGAGTACCTGAGAAAGTGGGTTCATAGCAAATTCAGGCACAGATAGGAACTCATCAGCAGAGATGAACCCTTTTGCGTTTCTATCCAGCTGGCAGAATCTCTGATACAATGAAACTATTTCTTGCTGGGAAACTGGGCGAGTTTCAATTCAAAAACACATTAAGTTGTCaactaaaagatatttaaaaaaaagagaaacgcAAAGCATAAACAATACAGAATATACATACATAGATTATGGCAGTGGCGTTGAACCTCTTCAATATCATATTGGGTCAGCATAGATGAGGCACTCCCCATTGATTCTCACTTCAAAACTATAAACTGTGAACAATAGAAAACACACCCACCAATTTTTACCAACAATAGACAAAACCCATCAGACAAAACTcaaaaatgaaaagatgaaaTTTCTCATTCTAGTAACTTAAAAAGCTTCAAACTTCAATAAATAACAAGctcaattaactttaaaaagcttcaaacattgaaaaaaaaaaaacaaaagcgcTTCTCTTTCTTTAACGGGGTTTCTCACCAACCGAACGAAGAATATCTAATCGTACTCTAGTTAGTTCcccacaaatatatataataataacgATAAACCCAGATTTTGAAACTGAATTGAAACTGTGCAACTGTCATAAAGTGTATATATGAACACATACACTGGTTTTGCCTTTATTTTCTGACCTGAAATCTCTCGAAAGTCAAAACCAAACAGAGCAATAACGTTCGGGAGAGGCAATGGGCTAAAAGCGAAGATAGGAATGAAGAAATAGAGATAAATAGAGTGACTTTGCCATCATCGAACCACTGGAACAATCCAAAGGCCGTTTTATTCTGTAGTTGGAAAGGTGACGACGAATTTCACGTTGTTttaaggccaaagcactattttccacccaagtatcctgcaatctcaagtttttcaactttatctttgataataccaaatatctACCTattaacagttaaaattaacaaaactttaactctttaaaattttatccttttttatctcttaaaattttatctctttttgtctccctaaactttaaaaattaaaagtttctccagcgtaagttttaaaaaatgacagtttcatcATAGGATTTCGTTTTAAAATCCCTGACGTCATCTTTAGCTCTATTGTTAGCGCCCTCTCCCTTCCGAAACATCCTCTCCCTCCAACTgtctctctcctcccatttgaaTGTCCAATCGATATCGAAAGAACAGTGGAAGAGGAAGAACtttgtcggggaagacgaagttcttcgtcttcccagaagaagaccttcATCTTCTCAGACGAAGACAACAACTTTGTCTTTGTCTGGAAAGATAAAGAGTTTCGTCTTCCCCAACAaaactcttcgtcttccactgtttctccgacgtcgatcagaCGCCCAAATGAGAGAAGAGAAACTATCGGAGGGAAAGGatgtttcgggagggagagaccactGGCAATAGCGTCGGAGATTTTAAAACGAAAACCTAtagtgaaactaccattttttaaaacttaggctaggggggacttttagtttttaaactttaggagggcaaaaagagattataatttagtttatttttaatattataaagaaaataatgattttacctttattatcgttaattttaactactcacgGGTGGATCTttgttattatcaaagataaaggggAAAACTTAGAATTGTagcatatcttgggtgggaaatagtgctttggccttgttttaattgatttttctatgACTCGCGGTGAAATTGAGTTTCCATGCGTTGTGGACTTAATTTTCTatagttatttaatattatataaaaaatatttttaaaatattaaaatataactaaaaaattgagtaatatttaagtctttaaattttattaatctaaaatttaataagataCATGTAAAATCACGTTGtcaattgaaaatgaaggaaCGTGTTTGATGCTGTagttttgaaatataataaaatgcaaatgcCGATTTCATCAATGCTTATATTAAATTGGTAggtttattataaatgttagcGTATAATGCAGTACTTTTTGGCACACTACACGACACAACATATCTCATTTTCTATTACAATCACCGACCCTTTGGGTGAGTTCGATGGAAGGGATATAaggattattttaataatatatattttattaacttcttaatttataaataataaacaaatttaataatttttattattaataataatatgataattaatataaaaaaatttgattcatgatgtaaaataattaatttattttttattatttacgttattttatttaatttgtaagttttttattatcaataggcCAAAAACTTTATTCGCATTCAAAACATGTTGttatctcaaatttttaccatttaattttaaaaacttatttattttaattttaaagataaaatcgttattttatctataatattaaaataaattaaaattttatcttttttttccctctaaactctaaaacctaacaattttttttctacgccaagttttaaaaaccccTCTAAggttttgttttcaattaacaaaatattgttaaagtaatattaattttgttataattatatttttatttattaatattttagttaaaaaatattttttttattaatctaataagtaatatgaagaatatttgtatctaaagacatttaaataaaataatattttagtgttCTTATATAACTTTCAATGAAACacaataatgatttatatttatcatttttattaaattttatcaaatataataataatttatatttaataatcttgtaaataatttatttacaatagtttttattttttataataaaaaataatcaaaaccaatCACACCTTTAATTCATTTTCTGAttccaaaaaaggaaaatcttgatataaattcattcaattaatattaaataaaaagtgtatgaaaacaaaataaaaaaaattattattaatgttagaGTGGttctactattaataaaactatgtttattaagtttaaatgtctaattaaatacttaaataatatattattatatatttaaatattattttatttttaatttagaatcatttaattatataataatatattattatttttatatccaattaaacatatatgacattactcttttataatataattaatacattatcattaatattaattataaatatatatatatattttttaatttaaaaaaaaatatttttgctttATCTGTTGCTtcgaattaatttttcaaaacaaaatatctttaaaatgatatatgaaaattaaatgtttaacttcacttttattttgtttctataATGTATGTCTTACAATGTTTACATTTAGAATGAGTTATCTTTAAACGTTTTTTCCTCATTTAAACTTACAAAAATGAGTTATTTTTAACCGTTtgactacttttttttttttaaatttagaatataaTGAGTTGTCCAATTTATATCGAatactattttaaaataatcaattgaatAAACTCATTTGATCCGGATTCATTTTGATacgaataaaataaatataataattagaagCAACAATTTTCAATGTAACTTATTAACtggatatgatataatacgaaAAATATTGGATTAggattgagttttttaacataaaatttattttagatcaaCTCAATAccacttaaaattaaatcaaatagtaTTAAAGTTCATACGAAAGTAATTTGATATAGCAtaaattgactcaaatattttagaaaaatgttatttttataaaatttgttagggataaattatagaaatattaaaaacaatatcaacaatagttgaaatctttatagattatatataattttatctttatataaatataattactcatattggtttgcattttatttaaatatttgattttattattaagtaataaaaatttaatttggttagtaaaattatagatgtattttaaaagtcatacactatgaattttaaatatttatatattatatattgttgtacttttgtataattataattactcatattattttttatttttagttaaatattttattttattattaaataataaaaatttgatttaattgtcaaattattgacgtgttttaaaagtctttagtatataaatttttaaatcatttgtcaataaaacaaaatattatattgtgtgttttattaatagtaagtTGAGgtaatttgatgaagaaattaaaataataaaaatactttaaaaagtaaaaataataaataatttcaaatcagattaatttaaatattaaatggttgaattatagttaaaaattttgacataattctAAATCGGattgaattatagttaaaaatctttaatacaaaatctaaattaatacgatacgaATACAAATCGATAATATGAACTGTCAAGtctaataataattgaaaaaatataaaaaaggcatttaaaaaaattaatttaaaaaattgaaaattgattggGAAGGGTTGAAAACTTCATAATCAAAGATTGAGATTCAGAGACTTGAGAAAAGTGGCAAGTAGACTGTAATGTGATTTTGCGAATTCAAAATAAGTATTGGGAtaatatatataggaaattaaaaaataataataatggctAGTAGCCATTGGATGGAACGCGGGGTCATTGCCCAATGGCTTCCTGccaaaactttttattatttttttaatatgtgaaCAGTTGCAAACTTGGTCAGATCGATCTACGGGCCTGATGTTAGAGTTTGGGTCCTAACCTCTCAGCCCACGGGCCTAGGGCACGAGCCTTGCTTTTATATGATTGTGAAAACTTGCAAATCACCATTTATCTAGtttgttttgcttctttttccATACCAGAAAAAATCTTTTCACTATATCCAGACTTGCGGCTCGGTACAAATGCTCATGAGGGGACGCAAACCTAAATCTTTCAAAAACAAATCACAAACTAAATTATCATATGTCTTGTCTATAGACTACAGGTTTATGCAATGATAAAAATCATACCAAAACCAGTAGTTTAAAGCACTATATAAGATGTCATTTTTGGGATGATGAAGTTTTTGAAATGGGTAGTAAActtttcttgatttttcttCTGGTGTAAAAACAGATGATGATGCTCTTGTCCATATCACTTTTATCTTGTATCAATCAATCAACTATACCTCTAAGGTGGGAGAAAGCTACAAAATACATATCATTCCAATTATTGATAACAAATATCTTGAATCGCACAACACTGACGCGTAAAGTTGTTGGCTTTGAGAGTGCGATAATGCTGCCATCCTTTTCCTAGTACTAATCAGTGACCTTCTCATATTGTGCAAATCTCACCAACAACTTCTCACTTCCTAAAAGCTATTGTAATTCTGCAAACAGCATGGCTCAACTTTCAGTTCTTCCGGCTGGGGTTTTGCTATCTAAGCGTGTCCAGGAAATGGTCCTGGAAGGGCAAGAACCACCAGCTCCGTATGTTTGCAGAACTGATGATAGACTTCAAGAGGTTGAAGCTCCATTTTCTATGGTGCCCATCATTGACCTTAGTGTTTGCGCCTCATCGACGCCTGGCGAAGAGCAAAAGAAAGAACTGCACAAGCTCAATTCAGCACTTTGCTCATGGGGTTGCTTTCAGGTTCAACAGTTTTAACTTAGTGAGGAAGCGAACTAGTTTTTTGAGTTAAATGTTCTGTTctgtaatataataacataagtTCTTCTCTTGCGTTATGCATTTCAGGCAGTGGGTCATGGGATTTCCAGTACTTTTCTAGATGAAATTCGCAAAGTTTCAAAGGAATACTTC
Above is a genomic segment from Mangifera indica cultivar Alphonso chromosome 3, CATAS_Mindica_2.1, whole genome shotgun sequence containing:
- the LOC123210877 gene encoding calcineurin subunit B-like; its protein translation is MGSASSMLTQYDIEEVQRHCHNLFSQQEIVSLYQRFCQLDRNAKGFISADEFLSVPEFAMNPLSQRLLNMVDGLNFKDFVAFLSAFSSKASMLQKVELIFKVYDSDCKGKVSFNDIVEVLQDLSGSFMTDEQREQVLLTQVFKEAGYTRNSYLTLADFIKVFGSSGLNMDVEVPVD